From Kineosporia succinea, the proteins below share one genomic window:
- a CDS encoding Ig-like domain-containing protein, translating to MGRVSRWGAAGLVAALVGLVALVSIAGPATAVMNRDFAIRYQSEDRGDILLRGNSLLTCPDNAAGCTAAIARTATGDALNNNAYVMKFADVDNDSSTRSSSTAKLSLPSDATVKFAGLYWSAYTAGTNRTPPPNGTSKDRLLLKAPGDSAYRTVLAGPATPANPVTGSSDGTPYVSFADVTDVVRNAGAGDYTGADIHAATGTGAYAAWALVVVIRSPGLPRRDLIVFDGFGTIQNTPASDNSLEIPLSGLSTPPDGTIDVRLGAVTFEGDAGLTGDGIQIIPPTGSPTQLQDDLNPANNVFNSTTADAGVAVTGRVPDGNTFGFDADVFQSSALLGKSATTAKLSLNTGGETYFPAVVTFVSNSYAPRLDVVRSASVADTVADNRTRPGDRITYTLDVTNNGDATAVNTRISEAVPAGTSYVPGSLVVGGTPVTDASDPDAGERAGTTLTARLGANPGAAGGSGGSLAPGATTRIRYTVQITGTYTGGGSITGSSDVTYGDAAARTFTASSDVLSTPVDKARADLTVTQATTPSAVQATGSRVVTWTATVRNNGPDTETGPVLVETLPAGAANVSVVGASCTASGFTYTCALTDPLASGASKPVAFTATLPAGASDPTTASASVSGDGTDPTGANNTDTTGVGVNTAPAAVDDFAPLTSPAASTDIAVLANDSDPDSGDTLTLSSASTPAHGTTSVVAGTVRYTLTDPTFEGTDTFTYTVCDNRGGCSTASVKVAVNDHRRADLSLTHGASPDVVQRTGNRAVTWTVKATDEGPQNETAAVLTQTLPDGVTGVTVTGATCTTSGPVWTCPLGALASGASDTVTFAATLPANAADPSTASAKLSGAVPDPDLSNNTAAAPVGVNVPPEASPDTAKLASDVLSVDIDVTANDHDPDGDPLTVTVVTPPAHGDATVVDGEIRYTLTDHDFIGVDTITYRVCDGRGGCVESKVTVDVADHDVSDLSVTQSATPELLQRDGKRVATWTVTVKNAGPDAEPKPVLGQTFPAGTKDITASLAACTVSGVVVSCPLNALGPDESTTVTFTAKLPADTDDPATAGAKVSGFNPDPALKNNRAGASVAMNTPPVADDEKVTLRARTLTVSVDVLAGDKDADRDPLTLTSVGKAKHGTVTRKGGKAVYELTDPAFEGRDPFTYEVCDNRSGCGTGLVTVTVEAHQHAPVAVLDNATVVSGRPVTLDVVANDHDEDGGALKLTRITRRPRDGTAEIIGGKLVYTPDAGFVGTDTVRYEVCDPTGTCGQGTARFSVVAAAPVVQPDSGTVRPGGTTVINVLGNDADPAGHPLGSVTIVGPPSVGTASVVGNQIHYRAPLSADPGTRVTIRYRVCNAAGSCSVSRVELVVAGEPVAHGGLAFTGSSVLIPLGLTGAVLLFAGVVILRQPGGTARAARPSGSPGASGASGSPGASGSPGASGSPGASGSSGASGASGASGRRSRR from the coding sequence ATGGGGCGTGTTTCGAGGTGGGGTGCGGCCGGCCTGGTGGCCGCGCTGGTGGGGCTCGTCGCCCTGGTGTCGATCGCCGGGCCGGCGACCGCGGTGATGAACCGCGACTTCGCCATCCGGTACCAGAGCGAGGACCGCGGGGACATCCTGCTGCGCGGCAACAGCCTGCTCACCTGCCCGGACAATGCGGCCGGCTGCACCGCCGCGATCGCCCGCACCGCCACCGGCGACGCCCTGAACAACAACGCCTACGTGATGAAGTTCGCCGACGTCGACAACGACTCCTCGACGAGATCGAGCTCCACGGCCAAGCTCTCGCTGCCCTCGGACGCGACGGTGAAGTTCGCGGGCCTGTACTGGTCGGCGTACACCGCCGGCACCAACCGCACGCCCCCGCCGAACGGCACCAGCAAGGACCGGCTGCTGCTGAAGGCCCCGGGCGACAGCGCGTACCGCACGGTCCTCGCCGGGCCGGCCACGCCGGCCAACCCGGTCACCGGTTCCTCGGACGGCACCCCGTACGTGTCGTTCGCCGACGTCACCGACGTCGTGCGCAACGCGGGCGCGGGCGACTACACCGGGGCCGACATCCACGCGGCGACGGGCACGGGCGCCTACGCGGCCTGGGCGCTGGTGGTGGTCATCCGCTCCCCCGGCCTGCCGCGCCGGGACCTGATCGTGTTCGACGGGTTCGGCACGATCCAGAACACCCCGGCCAGCGACAACTCCCTCGAGATCCCGCTGTCCGGCCTGTCGACGCCCCCGGACGGGACGATCGACGTGCGGCTGGGCGCGGTGACGTTCGAGGGGGACGCGGGCCTGACCGGTGACGGAATCCAGATCATCCCGCCGACGGGCAGCCCGACCCAGCTGCAGGACGACCTGAACCCGGCGAACAACGTCTTCAACTCGACCACCGCCGACGCCGGGGTGGCCGTGACCGGAAGGGTGCCGGACGGCAACACCTTCGGGTTCGACGCCGACGTGTTCCAGTCGTCGGCGCTGCTGGGCAAGAGCGCCACCACGGCCAAGCTGAGCCTGAACACCGGCGGGGAGACGTACTTCCCGGCCGTGGTGACGTTCGTGTCGAACAGTTACGCCCCGCGCCTGGACGTGGTGCGCAGCGCGAGCGTGGCCGACACCGTGGCCGACAACCGCACCCGGCCCGGCGACCGGATCACCTACACCCTCGACGTCACCAACAACGGTGACGCCACGGCCGTGAACACCCGCATCAGCGAGGCGGTCCCGGCCGGCACCAGCTACGTGCCCGGCTCGCTGGTCGTCGGCGGGACCCCGGTCACCGACGCGTCCGACCCCGACGCGGGCGAGCGGGCCGGCACCACCCTGACCGCCCGGCTGGGCGCGAACCCGGGTGCGGCGGGCGGCTCCGGCGGCTCACTGGCCCCCGGCGCGACCACCCGGATCCGGTACACCGTGCAGATCACCGGCACCTACACCGGTGGCGGCAGCATCACCGGCAGCTCCGACGTGACCTACGGTGACGCCGCGGCGCGCACGTTCACCGCCTCGTCCGACGTCCTGTCCACCCCCGTCGACAAGGCGCGGGCCGACCTGACCGTCACCCAGGCGACCACCCCGTCCGCCGTTCAGGCCACCGGTTCGCGCGTGGTCACCTGGACCGCCACGGTGAGGAACAACGGTCCTGACACCGAGACCGGCCCGGTGCTGGTCGAGACCCTGCCGGCCGGGGCCGCGAACGTGAGCGTCGTCGGTGCCTCCTGCACCGCGAGCGGTTTCACCTACACCTGCGCGCTGACCGACCCTCTGGCCTCCGGGGCGAGCAAGCCGGTGGCGTTCACCGCGACCCTGCCGGCCGGCGCGAGCGACCCGACCACCGCGTCCGCGTCCGTCTCCGGTGACGGCACCGACCCCACCGGCGCCAACAACACCGACACCACCGGGGTCGGGGTGAACACCGCGCCGGCCGCCGTCGACGACTTCGCGCCCCTGACCTCACCCGCCGCGTCCACCGACATCGCCGTGCTCGCCAACGACAGCGACCCGGACAGCGGCGACACCCTGACGCTCTCGAGCGCGAGCACCCCCGCCCACGGCACGACCTCGGTCGTGGCGGGCACGGTCCGGTACACCCTCACCGACCCGACCTTCGAGGGCACCGACACCTTCACCTACACCGTCTGCGACAACCGCGGCGGCTGCAGCACCGCGAGCGTCAAGGTCGCGGTCAACGACCACCGGCGCGCCGACCTGTCGCTCACCCACGGCGCGTCCCCGGACGTGGTGCAGCGCACCGGGAACCGGGCCGTGACCTGGACCGTCAAGGCCACCGACGAGGGCCCGCAGAACGAGACCGCGGCCGTGCTCACCCAGACGCTGCCGGACGGCGTCACCGGGGTCACGGTCACCGGGGCCACCTGCACCACCTCGGGCCCGGTGTGGACCTGCCCGCTCGGGGCCCTGGCCAGTGGCGCCTCCGACACCGTGACGTTCGCCGCGACCCTGCCCGCGAACGCCGCCGACCCGTCCACCGCGTCCGCGAAACTGTCCGGCGCGGTGCCGGATCCGGACCTGTCGAACAACACCGCGGCCGCCCCGGTCGGGGTCAACGTGCCGCCGGAGGCCTCGCCGGACACCGCGAAGCTGGCCTCCGACGTGCTGAGCGTCGACATCGACGTGACCGCGAACGACCACGACCCCGACGGCGACCCGCTGACCGTGACGGTCGTGACCCCGCCCGCGCACGGCGACGCGACCGTGGTGGACGGCGAGATCCGTTACACGCTGACCGATCACGACTTCATCGGCGTCGACACCATCACCTACCGGGTCTGCGACGGACGGGGTGGTTGCGTGGAGTCGAAGGTCACCGTCGACGTGGCCGACCACGACGTCTCCGACCTGTCCGTGACCCAGAGCGCGACGCCGGAACTGCTGCAGCGCGACGGGAAACGGGTCGCGACCTGGACGGTGACCGTGAAGAACGCCGGGCCCGACGCGGAACCGAAACCGGTTCTGGGGCAGACCTTCCCGGCCGGCACGAAGGACATCACGGCTTCCCTGGCCGCGTGCACGGTCAGTGGTGTGGTGGTCAGCTGCCCGCTGAACGCCCTGGGCCCGGACGAGTCCACCACCGTCACGTTCACCGCGAAACTACCCGCCGACACGGATGATCCGGCGACGGCGGGGGCGAAGGTCTCGGGGTTCAACCCGGATCCGGCACTGAAGAACAACCGGGCCGGCGCCTCGGTCGCGATGAACACGCCGCCGGTGGCCGACGACGAGAAGGTCACGCTGAGGGCCAGGACCCTGACGGTGAGCGTCGACGTGCTGGCCGGCGACAAGGACGCCGACCGGGACCCGCTGACCCTGACCTCGGTGGGCAAGGCCAAGCACGGCACGGTGACGCGCAAGGGCGGCAAGGCCGTGTACGAGCTCACCGACCCGGCTTTCGAGGGCAGGGACCCGTTCACCTACGAGGTCTGCGACAACCGTTCGGGCTGCGGCACCGGCCTGGTCACCGTGACCGTGGAGGCGCACCAGCACGCGCCGGTCGCGGTGCTGGACAACGCCACCGTCGTGTCGGGGCGCCCGGTCACGCTCGACGTCGTCGCCAACGACCACGACGAGGACGGCGGCGCGCTGAAGCTCACCCGGATCACCCGCAGGCCCCGCGACGGCACGGCCGAGATCATCGGCGGCAAGCTGGTCTACACGCCGGACGCGGGCTTCGTCGGTACCGACACCGTGCGCTACGAGGTGTGCGACCCGACCGGCACGTGCGGTCAGGGAACGGCCCGGTTCAGCGTGGTCGCCGCGGCCCCGGTGGTGCAGCCGGACAGCGGCACCGTGCGCCCGGGCGGCACCACCGTGATCAACGTGCTCGGCAACGACGCCGACCCGGCCGGCCACCCGCTGGGCAGCGTCACGATCGTCGGGCCGCCCTCGGTGGGAACGGCGAGCGTGGTCGGCAACCAGATCCATTACCGGGCACCGCTGTCCGCGGATCCGGGCACTCGCGTCACCATCCGCTACCGGGTCTGCAACGCGGCCGGGTCGTGCTCGGTCAGCCGGGTCGAGCTGGTGGTCGCGGGGGAACCGGTGGCGCACGGCGGGCTGGCGTTCACCGGCTCCTCGGTGCTGATCCCGCTCGGGCTGACGGGGGCGGTGCTGCTGTTCGCCGGGGTGGTGATCCTGCGGCAGCCGGGCGGGACGGCCCGGGCCGCACGGCCTTCCGGTTCGCCGGGCGCGTCAGGTGCTTCGGGTTCGCCGGGCGCTTCGGGTTCGCCGGGCGCTTCGGGTTCGCCGGGCGCTTCGGGGTCGTCAGGTGCCTCGGGGGCTTCGGGGGCTTCGGGGCGGCGGTCGCGCCGATGA
- a CDS encoding class E sortase, whose protein sequence is MSRHRAPLSRRTRAGMLLAVTGLLTLVLAGGFLLWTRQAGTRQAQHTVRVLEKQWQQAPPPTTKDPIPDRAFALMTVPRFGADWVMPVFEGTGSASLRGGVGHYRGTALPGAIGNFAVAGHRTTWARPFREVDRLREGDEVVVRTRGARFTYRVTDHEIVRPGHSDVLDPVPGDPDAPPDRARLTLTTCHPEYSAWQRWIVHAVLVTTTPTTTPTA, encoded by the coding sequence ATGAGCCGTCACCGGGCCCCGCTGTCCCGGCGGACCCGGGCCGGGATGCTCCTGGCCGTCACCGGCCTGCTGACGCTCGTTCTGGCCGGCGGGTTCCTGCTCTGGACCCGCCAGGCCGGCACCCGGCAGGCTCAGCACACCGTGCGGGTGCTCGAGAAGCAGTGGCAGCAGGCACCTCCGCCCACCACGAAAGACCCGATCCCCGACCGGGCCTTCGCCCTGATGACCGTGCCCCGGTTCGGCGCGGACTGGGTGATGCCGGTGTTCGAGGGCACCGGCTCGGCGTCGCTGCGCGGCGGCGTCGGCCACTACCGGGGCACGGCCCTGCCCGGCGCGATCGGCAACTTCGCGGTGGCCGGGCACCGCACCACCTGGGCCCGCCCGTTCCGTGAGGTCGACCGGCTGCGTGAGGGTGACGAGGTGGTCGTGCGGACGCGCGGGGCCCGGTTCACGTACCGGGTCACCGACCACGAGATCGTCCGTCCGGGGCACAGTGACGTGCTCGACCCGGTGCCCGGGGATCCGGACGCCCCGCCCGACCGGGCCCGGCTGACCCTGACCACCTGCCATCCGGAGTACTCGGCCTGGCAGCGCTGGATCGTTCACGCGGTCCTGGTCACGACCACCCCGACGACCACCCCGACAGCCTGA
- a CDS encoding glycosyltransferase family 39 protein, with amino-acid sequence MHRPGGGGAWLELVLGTRYLGLGMGVVSTVVLAWGLARTALWLDEGATVVAVQRPWADLWTLGEGAETPLLPYYVLLKGFGALVRAVVPAAQNHPEVLYRLPSVAVSVLAAWILAAWMGRFNPPRLVVVSGLVLLMCTGFSRYGQEARPYASVLFLAVVATVLWSVLSSDRRARWVILYALTVTAMMTMHTLSAGLVAAHGVAALVCLTGRRRWTAFGRTVVGGTLGVALAAPYAVITSRNGTGPTFIYPDLAAHDVLRIFVRLFTSGENPPLVIGPVLALALLGLVQVRPGPQAFMARLAACWALVPLVAMVPVIIVFPNLLVERYVLFVVPAFAVLAAFGVLLLADLARSVAARVAGVTFGAVTAGAVAVLLLVVTATLQSAPMRDIRTPGGHGEDVRPALAVAQRPEYRKLTIMVSSRNGSIVVGAYAPELEKRLAMQHIQREGTAIWPDNVSPVDVRAQMKGRREAILLQRVRNDEQCAMEHFPVPAAQIELCQPDLLKHMGFHVVKVETSGDNWTFALLRRSAGAAAAGR; translated from the coding sequence GTGCATCGACCCGGAGGCGGCGGGGCCTGGCTCGAGCTCGTCCTCGGCACGCGCTATCTCGGCCTGGGCATGGGGGTCGTGAGCACGGTGGTGCTGGCCTGGGGCCTGGCCCGCACCGCGCTGTGGCTCGACGAGGGCGCCACCGTGGTCGCGGTCCAGCGCCCCTGGGCCGACCTGTGGACGCTCGGCGAGGGGGCGGAGACCCCGCTCCTGCCGTACTACGTGCTGCTGAAGGGTTTCGGCGCGCTGGTGCGGGCCGTGGTCCCGGCCGCGCAGAACCATCCGGAGGTGCTGTACCGGCTGCCGTCGGTGGCCGTCAGCGTGCTGGCCGCCTGGATCCTCGCCGCCTGGATGGGGCGCTTCAACCCGCCGCGCCTGGTCGTGGTCTCCGGCCTGGTCCTGCTGATGTGCACGGGCTTCTCGCGCTACGGGCAGGAGGCCCGGCCCTACGCGTCGGTGCTGTTCCTGGCCGTGGTCGCCACCGTGCTGTGGAGCGTGCTGAGCAGCGACCGGCGGGCGCGGTGGGTCATCCTCTACGCGCTGACCGTGACCGCGATGATGACGATGCACACGCTGAGCGCCGGGCTGGTGGCGGCCCACGGGGTCGCGGCCCTGGTCTGCCTCACCGGCCGGCGGCGCTGGACCGCGTTCGGGCGCACCGTGGTCGGCGGCACTCTCGGCGTCGCGCTGGCGGCGCCCTACGCCGTGATCACCTCACGCAACGGCACCGGCCCCACGTTCATCTACCCCGACCTGGCCGCGCACGACGTGCTGCGGATCTTCGTGCGCCTGTTCACCTCGGGCGAGAACCCGCCGCTGGTGATCGGCCCGGTGCTGGCCCTGGCCCTGCTCGGTCTGGTGCAGGTGCGCCCGGGCCCGCAGGCGTTCATGGCCCGGCTCGCCGCCTGCTGGGCGCTCGTCCCGCTGGTGGCGATGGTGCCGGTCATCATCGTGTTCCCGAACCTGCTGGTCGAGCGCTACGTGCTGTTCGTGGTGCCGGCCTTCGCGGTGCTGGCCGCCTTCGGCGTGCTGCTGCTGGCCGACCTGGCCCGCTCGGTGGCGGCCCGGGTGGCCGGCGTGACGTTCGGCGCGGTCACGGCGGGCGCCGTGGCGGTGCTGCTCCTCGTGGTCACGGCCACGCTGCAGAGTGCGCCGATGCGTGACATCCGTACCCCGGGCGGTCACGGCGAGGATGTGCGCCCGGCCCTGGCCGTCGCACAGCGCCCGGAGTACCGCAAGCTCACGATCATGGTCTCGTCCCGCAACGGCTCGATCGTGGTCGGGGCCTACGCGCCCGAGCTGGAGAAGCGGCTGGCCATGCAGCACATCCAGCGCGAGGGCACCGCGATCTGGCCCGACAACGTCTCGCCGGTCGACGTGCGCGCGCAGATGAAGGGCCGGCGCGAGGCGATCCTGCTGCAGCGGGTGCGCAACGACGAGCAGTGCGCGATGGAGCACTTCCCGGTGCCCGCCGCCCAGATCGAGCTGTGCCAGCCCGATCTGCTCAAGCACATGGGCTTTCACGTGGTGAAGGTCGAGACCTCGGGCGACAACTGGACGTTCGCGCTGCTGCGGCGCAGCGCCGGGGCGGCCGCTGCCGGCCGGTGA
- a CDS encoding SDR family NAD(P)-dependent oxidoreductase: MTITLITGAGRGIGHETARQLVALGHDVWIGARDAGRGQTAAQELGARFVPLDVTDDASVAAALATIDQAQGRLDVLVHNAGVQEFGPFDGPSALRTFDVNAVGIVRVTEAALPLLRRSQNPNVVTVSSAAGSFGVTTDPGFPLRIPVYGASKAAATMLTVQYAKFEKGIKFNAVEPGFTATDMTAGFEGGRPARESAAVVVGLATLGVDGPTGTFTDENGTLPW; encoded by the coding sequence ATGACGATCACGCTGATCACCGGGGCCGGCAGGGGCATCGGCCACGAGACCGCCCGCCAGCTCGTCGCGCTCGGGCACGACGTGTGGATCGGCGCCCGGGACGCCGGTCGCGGGCAGACCGCGGCCCAGGAGCTGGGGGCCCGGTTCGTGCCGCTCGACGTCACCGACGACGCGTCCGTGGCGGCCGCGCTCGCCACGATCGATCAGGCCCAGGGGCGTCTGGACGTGCTGGTGCACAACGCGGGCGTGCAGGAGTTCGGGCCCTTCGACGGTCCGTCGGCGCTGCGGACGTTCGACGTGAACGCGGTGGGCATCGTGCGCGTCACCGAGGCGGCGCTGCCGTTGCTGCGGCGCTCGCAGAACCCGAACGTGGTCACCGTCTCCAGCGCTGCCGGGTCGTTCGGAGTGACCACCGATCCCGGGTTCCCGCTGCGCATTCCGGTGTACGGCGCGTCGAAGGCGGCGGCCACGATGCTCACGGTGCAGTACGCCAAGTTCGAGAAGGGCATCAAGTTCAACGCGGTGGAGCCCGGGTTCACGGCCACCGACATGACGGCGGGCTTCGAGGGCGGGCGCCCGGCCCGCGAGAGTGCCGCGGTGGTCGTGGGGCTGGCCACGCTGGGCGTGGACGGGCCGACCGGGACCTTCACCGACGAGAACGGCACCCTGCCCTGGTGA
- a CDS encoding helix-turn-helix domain-containing protein, with protein MSSPLGAFLRARRELVTPLEAGIPDGGVRRVPGLRREEVAMLAGISADYYLRLERGRDRNPSMPVLESLARVLRLDDEHFGHLLSLVAEAPRQRRRRPRREVVPPGTLTLLNALMQPAFVEGRYFDVLASNRLARALSPGLAEGRNQLLDLFLDPVEQAHYPTWAEMTECYVASFRQSVGTDLDDPRLIRLTGELALGSAHFRRLWARHEVRGQTSTQVTVEHPRLGRLTLNRERLSINGAEGLKLVIYHPEPGSADAEKLASVLRLEDARYGARTTPT; from the coding sequence GTGAGCAGTCCTCTCGGTGCGTTCCTGCGGGCCCGGCGTGAGCTGGTGACGCCTCTCGAGGCCGGCATTCCCGACGGTGGGGTGCGGCGGGTGCCCGGTCTGCGCCGGGAGGAGGTCGCGATGCTCGCGGGCATCAGCGCCGACTACTACCTGCGCCTGGAGCGGGGCCGCGACCGCAATCCCTCGATGCCGGTGCTGGAGTCGCTGGCCCGGGTGCTGCGCCTGGACGACGAGCACTTCGGGCACCTGCTGTCACTGGTCGCCGAGGCGCCCCGGCAGCGCCGCCGCCGTCCGCGGCGCGAGGTCGTGCCGCCGGGCACCCTCACGCTCCTGAACGCCCTGATGCAGCCCGCTTTCGTGGAGGGCCGCTACTTCGACGTGCTGGCCTCGAACCGCCTGGCGAGGGCCCTGTCCCCCGGTCTGGCCGAGGGCCGCAACCAGCTGCTGGACCTGTTCCTCGACCCGGTCGAGCAGGCGCACTACCCGACCTGGGCGGAGATGACCGAGTGCTACGTGGCGAGCTTCCGCCAGTCCGTCGGCACCGACCTCGACGACCCCCGGCTGATCCGGCTCACCGGTGAACTGGCGCTCGGCAGCGCTCATTTCCGCAGGTTGTGGGCCCGGCACGAGGTGCGCGGGCAGACCTCGACGCAGGTGACGGTCGAGCACCCGCGCCTCGGGCGGCTGACGCTGAACCGCGAGCGGCTGAGCATCAACGGGGCCGAGGGGCTGAAGCTGGTGATCTACCACCCCGAGCCCGGTTCGGCCGATGCCGAGAAGCTGGCGTCGGTTCTTCGGCTGGAGGACGCGCGGTACGGCGCGCGTACGACGCCCACCTGA
- a CDS encoding alpha/beta fold hydrolase: protein MITVTSADGTPIACSRTGEGPALVLVDGAFGHRDFGPNPALAKLLARDFTVWTYDRRGRGGSGDQPVFSPEREYEDLAAVVKEAGDAFVYGISSGAALVLDAVAHGVPAARVAVFEAPFIVDGSRPPVPADHQEQLTALLARGRRGAVVSWFMRRGVGLPAPLVAFMHVMPAWPKLKRLAHTVPYDLAHLGDAASGRPLEPSRWSGLQAPVLVVDGGRSPATMRTAMAALAQALPDAGHRTLPGQTHIVKPAALAPVLAEFFRR from the coding sequence ATGATCACCGTGACCTCGGCCGACGGCACCCCGATCGCCTGCTCGCGCACGGGCGAGGGGCCGGCCCTCGTCCTGGTCGACGGCGCCTTCGGGCACCGGGACTTCGGGCCCAACCCCGCCCTGGCGAAGCTGCTGGCCCGCGACTTCACGGTCTGGACGTACGACCGCCGGGGCCGCGGCGGCAGCGGTGACCAGCCCGTCTTCAGCCCGGAACGGGAGTACGAGGACCTCGCCGCCGTCGTGAAGGAGGCCGGTGACGCCTTCGTCTACGGCATCTCCTCCGGAGCCGCGCTGGTGCTCGACGCCGTCGCCCACGGGGTGCCCGCCGCGCGGGTGGCGGTTTTCGAGGCACCGTTCATCGTCGACGGATCCCGCCCACCGGTGCCGGCCGACCACCAGGAACAGCTGACCGCGCTCCTCGCCCGGGGCAGGCGCGGTGCCGTGGTGTCGTGGTTCATGCGCCGGGGCGTCGGGCTGCCCGCGCCGCTCGTGGCGTTCATGCACGTGATGCCCGCCTGGCCGAAACTCAAGCGGCTGGCCCACACCGTGCCCTACGACCTGGCCCACCTGGGCGACGCCGCGTCGGGCCGTCCGCTCGAACCGTCCCGGTGGTCCGGGCTGCAGGCTCCGGTGCTGGTGGTCGACGGCGGCAGGAGCCCGGCGACGATGCGCACCGCGATGGCGGCCCTGGCCCAGGCCCTGCCCGACGCCGGGCACCGCACCCTGCCGGGGCAGACGCACATCGTGAAACCGGCTGCGCTGGCGCCGGTCCTGGCCGAGTTCTTCCGGCGCTGA
- a CDS encoding methyl-accepting chemotaxis protein has translation MTATVLIATLLEGLTATPWWAGLLLVATGLGIGAHAERRTREHLRELGTAAAALADGDLTPVADPGLDVLRRRLADLATALEEADEDRRAYIHDSFIQQRDAEEYSRSRAQEVVAATSKTVIQELRMVVDGVEEVRAAAGTIDERVNGAHTVAQAVSERAERANQVAQALSASLEKVTGMAQLIAGIADQTKLLALNANIEAVRAGEVGKGFEVVAGEVKNLAMTTAASTEKITAIIGTIERDAAEMSRSVAGVVASIADVDTATSGLAQVADQQRGTVEQLNSSMAHTLDRLKAMERIGEELERRGNERIPFQGPIQVRVGTTVHDGELTDLSESGVGVRLPGAPDVSVGTEVEVIFRVGDLEVREHAKVVRMRTVSRDRLAGMRFTEDRPKSQTVLRDEVQRRLTPMR, from the coding sequence ATGACCGCAACCGTCCTGATCGCCACCCTCCTCGAAGGCCTCACCGCCACCCCCTGGTGGGCCGGGCTGCTGCTCGTCGCCACCGGGCTCGGCATCGGCGCCCACGCCGAGCGGCGCACCCGCGAGCACCTGCGCGAGCTCGGCACGGCCGCCGCCGCCCTGGCCGACGGCGACCTGACCCCGGTGGCCGACCCCGGCCTGGACGTCCTGCGCCGCAGGCTCGCCGACCTCGCCACCGCCCTCGAGGAGGCCGACGAAGACCGCCGCGCCTACATCCACGACAGCTTCATCCAGCAGCGGGACGCCGAGGAGTACTCGCGCTCACGCGCCCAGGAGGTCGTCGCCGCGACCTCGAAGACCGTCATCCAGGAACTGCGCATGGTGGTCGACGGCGTCGAGGAGGTGCGGGCCGCGGCCGGCACGATCGACGAGCGCGTCAACGGCGCGCACACCGTGGCCCAGGCCGTGTCCGAGCGGGCCGAGCGCGCCAACCAGGTCGCGCAGGCGCTGTCGGCCAGCCTGGAGAAGGTCACCGGCATGGCCCAGCTGATCGCCGGGATCGCCGACCAGACCAAGCTTCTCGCCCTGAACGCGAACATCGAGGCGGTGCGCGCGGGTGAGGTCGGCAAGGGCTTCGAGGTGGTCGCCGGTGAGGTGAAGAACCTGGCCATGACCACCGCCGCCTCCACCGAGAAGATCACCGCGATCATCGGCACGATCGAGCGCGACGCGGCCGAGATGTCCCGCTCCGTCGCCGGGGTCGTGGCCAGCATCGCCGACGTCGACACCGCCACCTCCGGCCTGGCGCAGGTCGCCGACCAGCAGCGCGGCACGGTCGAGCAGCTGAACTCCTCGATGGCCCACACCCTGGACCGGCTCAAGGCGATGGAACGCATCGGCGAGGAACTGGAACGCCGCGGCAACGAGCGCATCCCGTTCCAGGGCCCGATCCAGGTACGGGTCGGCACCACCGTGCACGACGGCGAGCTGACCGACCTCAGCGAGTCCGGTGTCGGCGTCCGTCTTCCCGGCGCCCCCGACGTCAGTGTCGGTACCGAGGTCGAGGTGATCTTCCGGGTCGGTGACCTGGAGGTGCGCGAGCACGCCAAGGTGGTGCGGATGCGCACCGTCTCGCGCGACCGGCTCGCCGGCATGCGCTTCACCGAGGACCGGCCGAAGTCCCAGACGGTGCTGCGCGACGAGGTGCAACGCCGGCTGACCCCGATGCGGTAG
- a CDS encoding SDR family NAD(P)-dependent oxidoreductase — MGQLDGRTAVVTGGSAGIGLAAARRFADEGAVVYLTGRREDAVDAAVASIGRGCVGVAGDVAQAADLDRLYETIDKDGRRVDVLFANAGLGEAASLGQITQEHLDLLLGVHVKGTVFTVQKALPLLNDHASVVLSASCWTVEGVEGFGVYSATKAAVRSFARTWANELRGKGIRVNAISAGTTDTPGLNAAFGGADTEQAKATKQHLVSGIPLGRIGTPEDVADAVLFLASAQSRFVTGIELFVDGGATQV, encoded by the coding sequence GTGGGACAGCTCGACGGCAGGACCGCAGTGGTCACGGGCGGCTCGGCGGGCATCGGCCTGGCCGCTGCCCGCCGCTTCGCCGACGAGGGGGCCGTGGTCTATCTGACCGGCCGCCGTGAGGACGCAGTGGACGCGGCGGTGGCCTCGATCGGGCGGGGGTGCGTCGGTGTGGCCGGGGACGTGGCTCAGGCGGCGGACCTGGACCGCCTGTACGAGACGATCGACAAGGACGGGCGGCGGGTGGACGTGCTGTTCGCCAACGCCGGCCTGGGGGAAGCGGCCTCGCTGGGGCAGATCACGCAGGAGCATCTGGACCTCCTGCTCGGCGTGCACGTGAAAGGCACGGTCTTCACCGTCCAGAAGGCACTGCCGTTGCTGAACGACCATGCGTCCGTCGTTCTGTCGGCCTCCTGCTGGACGGTGGAGGGGGTCGAAGGCTTCGGGGTGTACTCCGCGACCAAGGCAGCCGTGCGTTCCTTCGCCCGCACCTGGGCCAACGAGCTGCGGGGCAAGGGGATTCGGGTCAATGCCATCAGCGCCGGCACGACCGACACCCCCGGCCTGAACGCGGCCTTCGGCGGAGCGGACACCGAGCAGGCGAAGGCGACCAAGCAGCACCTGGTCTCCGGGATCCCCCTGGGCCGGATCGGCACGCCGGAGGACGTGGCCGATGCGGTGCTGTTCCTGGCCTCGGCCCAGAGCCGTTTCGTCACCGGCATCGAGCTTTTCGTGGACGGTGGCGCGACTCAGGTCTGA